A region of Streptomyces sp. NBC_01750 DNA encodes the following proteins:
- a CDS encoding CBS domain-containing protein, translating into MALVQMQPRSANATPVHRTAADAMDTGAPQVCDDMTIEVALSVMDSARTGHLLVCDNDGLCTQLVTQAQLAAVRDSSAYTDRVQLRDILGDRRPFTSPVTTMAAAEHAMRCRRLDAPPVVDEQGSALGVLALAG; encoded by the coding sequence TTGGCGCTGGTTCAGATGCAGCCCCGCTCGGCGAATGCCACCCCCGTACACAGGACGGCGGCCGACGCCATGGACACAGGCGCACCGCAGGTCTGCGACGACATGACCATCGAGGTCGCCCTGTCCGTCATGGACAGCGCCCGCACCGGGCACCTGCTCGTCTGCGACAACGACGGCCTGTGCACCCAACTGGTCACCCAGGCCCAGCTCGCCGCAGTCCGCGACAGCTCCGCGTACACGGACCGGGTCCAGCTGCGCGACATCCTCGGCGACCGCCGGCCGTTCACCTCGCCCGTGACCACGATGGCCGCGGCCGAGCACGCGATGCGCTGCCGCCGGCTCGATGCCCCGCCTGTCGTCGACGAACAAGGCAGTGCTCTGGGCGTCCTCGCCCTTGCCGGCTGA
- a CDS encoding SCO5918 family protein, with the protein MRCVIARFPFDLTKSGVLESMKGIRPEQVFGESVIIGRRTYPVKQVGQVVTRQDRRDFSAGEVLRAMTQLGFTCRGLPQAAAPTRVLNPFQQASAMLGAPAVV; encoded by the coding sequence ATGCGCTGTGTCATCGCCCGCTTCCCGTTCGACCTCACCAAGAGCGGCGTCCTGGAATCGATGAAGGGCATCAGGCCCGAGCAGGTCTTCGGCGAGTCCGTGATCATCGGCCGCCGCACCTACCCCGTCAAGCAGGTCGGCCAGGTCGTCACACGCCAGGACCGCCGCGATTTCAGCGCCGGCGAAGTCCTCCGGGCCATGACCCAGCTCGGCTTCACCTGCCGCGGCCTTCCCCAGGCCGCCGCGCCCACGCGCGTCCTCAACCCGTTCCAACAGGCTTCCGCGATGCTCGGAGCCCCCGCGGTCGTCTGA
- a CDS encoding GNAT family N-acetyltransferase encodes MNSELLSIPKRVRFVELSAKALRALADGDLAGGSAEAGVALDEYFVCDRARWILGHRADQLAEDPSAAPWITRAAVSEPDGAVVGDAGFHGPPDEAGMVEVGYTVVPGYRRQGYARAMLTALLVRAAAEPGVRTVRATIRSDNNASLATIAGFGFTRVGEQGDERDGLEIVFEVPADAIQAEQLYGLGGHGERPGIRP; translated from the coding sequence ATGAATAGCGAACTTCTCTCCATACCCAAACGCGTCCGCTTCGTCGAGCTCAGCGCAAAGGCGCTGCGTGCGCTTGCCGACGGTGACCTCGCTGGCGGCAGCGCCGAGGCCGGGGTCGCCCTTGACGAATACTTCGTCTGCGACCGGGCCCGCTGGATCCTCGGCCATCGCGCTGACCAGCTCGCCGAGGACCCGTCTGCCGCGCCCTGGATCACGCGGGCCGCGGTGTCCGAGCCGGACGGGGCCGTCGTCGGCGACGCCGGGTTCCACGGGCCGCCGGACGAGGCCGGCATGGTCGAGGTCGGCTACACCGTCGTGCCCGGGTACCGCCGCCAGGGCTATGCCCGCGCCATGCTGACGGCGTTGCTCGTCAGGGCCGCCGCCGAACCCGGTGTCAGGACCGTGCGGGCCACTATCAGATCCGACAACAACGCCTCCCTGGCCACCATCGCGGGCTTCGGTTTCACGCGCGTCGGCGAGCAGGGGGACGAACGCGACGGGCTCGAGATCGTCTTCGAGGTCCCGGCAGACGCGATTCAGGCCGAGCAGCTTTACGGCCTCGGCGGACATGGTGAGCGTCCCGGTATCAGGCCGTGA
- a CDS encoding transposase family protein codes for MLEELARPWEAARESVLRAERGGPRQRAVGAGRKPKLVFVDRLLVTLVHLRHGLPHAVLAELFDVDRSTVSAAVRQVRPLLAARGFAVPDRPGLRLKTLADVFAYAEAEGVELRLDGAETQVRRPQAARPGRRAFVSGKRRQNTIKTTTFSDGQGRMVLSGVVRPGRVHDQTAVRSEGIAEQFRQHPRVKAKVDSGYQGLAKEFPRQVSAPPKKPKDDACDGDKYAWREARRRQSSARICVEHTNAELRQRAPLRRFTGRRATYAETHLAIASLVSDRAAKRPTQRRTSTELVFARDTAC; via the coding sequence TTGCTCGAAGAGCTCGCTCGCCCGTGGGAAGCCGCCCGGGAGTCCGTACTACGTGCCGAGCGTGGCGGACCTCGTCAGCGGGCCGTCGGGGCGGGGCGCAAGCCGAAGCTGGTCTTCGTCGACCGGCTGCTGGTCACCTTGGTCCATCTGCGGCACGGGCTGCCGCACGCGGTCCTGGCCGAGCTCTTCGACGTGGACCGTTCCACGGTGTCCGCTGCGGTCCGGCAGGTCCGCCCTCTGCTCGCGGCCCGGGGCTTCGCCGTTCCCGACCGGCCCGGCCTGCGGCTCAAGACGCTGGCGGACGTCTTCGCCTACGCCGAGGCCGAGGGGGTCGAACTGCGGCTGGACGGGGCGGAGACCCAGGTCCGCCGCCCGCAGGCGGCCCGCCCAGGCCGCCGGGCGTTCGTCTCGGGCAAGCGCCGGCAGAACACCATCAAGACAACGACGTTCAGCGACGGCCAGGGCCGCATGGTGCTGTCCGGTGTCGTCCGGCCAGGCCGCGTACACGATCAGACCGCCGTCCGCAGCGAGGGCATCGCCGAGCAGTTCCGCCAGCACCCCCGCGTGAAAGCCAAGGTCGACTCCGGGTACCAAGGGCTGGCCAAGGAGTTCCCCCGTCAGGTGAGCGCCCCGCCGAAGAAACCCAAGGACGATGCCTGCGACGGTGACAAGTACGCCTGGCGTGAGGCGAGGCGCCGCCAGTCCTCGGCCCGCATCTGTGTCGAGCACACCAACGCCGAACTGAGGCAGCGGGCTCCGCTCCGACGCTTCACCGGCCGCCGTGCAACCTATGCCGAGACCCACCTCGCGATCGCCTCACTCGTCTCCGACCGCGCCGCCAAGCGCCCCACACAGCGCCGGACAAGCACCGAACTCGTCTTCGCCCGCGACACTGCTTGCTGA
- a CDS encoding DUF6286 domain-containing protein, with the protein MSSTTGGSGSWGSTGGGSGDDEQYVPALVKVYDQLDGVSRAKLKLGPRTIVARIRTDRTNTAGLTDAVRAALDERLDQVIPLTRPAMKIRLHATRNTP; encoded by the coding sequence GTGAGTTCGACGACCGGTGGCAGCGGCTCGTGGGGTTCGACGGGCGGAGGCAGCGGCGACGACGAGCAATACGTCCCGGCCTTGGTGAAGGTGTACGACCAGCTCGACGGGGTCAGCAGAGCGAAGCTGAAACTGGGCCCACGCACGATCGTCGCCCGCATCCGCACCGACCGGACCAACACCGCAGGGCTCACCGATGCCGTCCGCGCCGCTCTGGATGAGCGCCTCGACCAGGTCATCCCGCTCACCCGTCCGGCCATGAAAATCCGGCTCCATGCCACCAGGAACACGCCATGA